From one Triticum aestivum cultivar Chinese Spring chromosome 4B, IWGSC CS RefSeq v2.1, whole genome shotgun sequence genomic stretch:
- the LOC123093130 gene encoding CASP-like protein 2U2 yields MRQGGGGGDGVSPGNVPVCYYGAGGRVSATLERRVRAAEVLLRCAACGLAVLAAALLGADRQSRTFFSIQKVARYTDMQSLVILVIASGMVACYSLLQGARCLVSIIRGGILLNRPLAWAIFSCDQVMAYVIIGAVAVAMEAALLGKTGQVEFQWMKTCELYQRFCTQAGGGVACAVAASATMVGIALVSAFNLFRLYGHGKGSSK; encoded by the exons ATGAGGCAAGGAGGGGGCGGAGGCGACGGGGTGAGCCCCGGCAATGTCCCGGTGTGCTACTACGGCGCGGGCGGGCGAGTCTCGGCCACCCTGGAGCGGCGGGTGCGCGCCGCCGAGGTGCTCCTGCGGTGCGCGGCGTGCGGCCTGGCCGTgctcgccgccgccctcctcggCGCCGACCGCCAGTCCCGCACCTTCTTCTCCATCCAGAAGGTCGCCCGGTACACCGACATGCAGTCCCTCGT GATCTTGGTGATAGCAAGTGGAATGGTCGCCTGTTACAGCCTGCTGCAGGGCGCGAGGTGCCTGGTGAGTATTATCAGGGGTGGCATCCTTCTCAACAGGCCCTTGGCATGGGCGATCTTCTCCTGTGATCAG GTGATGGCGTACGTGATAatcggggcggtggcggtggccatggaggCGGCGCTGCTGGGGAAGACCGGGCAGGTGGAGTTCCAGTGGATGAAGACGTGCGAGCTATACCAGCGGTTCTGCACGCAGGCGGGGGGCGGCGTTGCGTGCGCCGTCGCCGCCAGCGCCACCATGGTCGGGATCGCCCTCGTCTCCGCCTTCAACCTCTTCCGCCTCTACGGCCACGGCAAGGGCAGCAGCAAGTGA